One genomic region from Solwaraspora sp. WMMD792 encodes:
- the rpmG gene encoding 50S ribosomal protein L33: MAKATDVRPKITLACVECKERNYITRKNRRNDPDRIELKKFCPRDGKHTLHRETR, encoded by the coding sequence GTGGCCAAGGCGACCGACGTCCGTCCAAAGATCACTTTGGCGTGTGTGGAGTGCAAGGAGCGCAACTACATCACGCGGAAGAACCGCCGGAACGACCCGGACCGCATCGAGCTGAAGAAGTTCTGCCCCCGGGACGGCAAGCACACGCTGCACCGCGAGACCCGCTGA
- a CDS encoding MaoC family dehydratase N-terminal domain-containing protein encodes MPMDPSLVGRSYPPGGTYLVGREKIREFAAAIGASDAVHHDPDAARKAGYPDVVAPPTFPVAVTMSSSERVISDPDLAIDYSRVVHGDQRFRYVRPVVAGDELVCTDTIEEIMSRGGHDFLTVRTEVATAATGEPVVTVWMKLVVRGED; translated from the coding sequence ATGCCCATGGATCCGTCCTTAGTCGGTCGCAGTTACCCGCCCGGCGGTACGTACCTGGTGGGGCGGGAGAAGATCCGCGAGTTCGCCGCCGCCATCGGGGCCAGCGATGCCGTCCACCACGATCCGGATGCCGCCCGCAAAGCGGGCTATCCGGACGTGGTCGCGCCACCGACCTTCCCGGTGGCGGTCACCATGTCCTCGTCCGAGCGGGTGATCTCCGATCCCGATCTCGCGATCGACTACAGCCGGGTCGTGCACGGCGACCAGCGGTTCCGGTACGTCCGCCCGGTGGTCGCCGGCGACGAACTGGTGTGCACCGACACCATCGAGGAGATCATGTCCCGGGGCGGACATGACTTTCTGACCGTCCGTACCGAGGTCGCCACTGCGGCGACCGGTGAGCCGGTGGTCACCGTCTGGATGAAGCTGGTCGTCCGGGGGGAGGACTGA
- a CDS encoding MaoC family dehydratase: MELTPQRFRVTRADLVRYAGASGDFNPIHWSDRFATGVGLPGVIAHGMLTMALAGRAVTQWAGSADAVVEYSVRFTRPVVVPDDDEGTEIEVTGVVKGTTEDGLTRIDVTAVCGGEKVLSQARALVRTSR, from the coding sequence ATGGAGCTGACTCCGCAACGGTTCCGGGTCACCCGGGCCGACCTCGTCCGCTACGCCGGAGCCTCCGGTGACTTCAACCCCATCCACTGGAGCGACCGGTTCGCCACCGGGGTCGGCCTGCCAGGTGTCATCGCCCACGGCATGCTCACCATGGCGTTGGCCGGGCGCGCGGTGACGCAGTGGGCCGGATCGGCGGACGCGGTGGTCGAGTACTCGGTCCGGTTCACCCGCCCGGTCGTGGTCCCGGACGACGACGAAGGCACCGAGATCGAGGTGACCGGGGTGGTCAAGGGCACCACCGAGGACGGGTTGACCCGGATCGACGTCACGGCCGTCTGCGGCGGCGAGAAGGTGCTCAGCCAGGCCCGGGCACTGGTTCGTACCTCGCGCTGA
- the secE gene encoding preprotein translocase subunit SecE, whose translation MAERNRRGDDAADDRPEDESIDETSVEDEVDDDEPAARGGTATRSKAKAESSEGRPKAKSEAGVGFFGRIIRFVREVVAELRKVIWPTRKELLTYTAVVVVFIAVMLTIVAGLDFVFAKGVLWVFGNPS comes from the coding sequence ATGGCCGAGAGGAACCGGCGTGGCGATGACGCCGCGGACGACCGCCCCGAGGACGAGTCGATCGACGAGACGTCGGTCGAGGACGAGGTCGACGACGACGAGCCGGCGGCGCGGGGTGGTACGGCCACCCGGAGCAAGGCCAAGGCGGAGTCGTCGGAGGGACGACCGAAGGCGAAGTCCGAGGCCGGGGTGGGGTTTTTCGGGCGGATCATCCGGTTCGTCCGCGAAGTGGTCGCCGAACTGCGTAAGGTCATCTGGCCGACTCGTAAGGAGTTGCTGACCTACACCGCCGTGGTGGTCGTGTTCATCGCGGTCATGCTGACCATCGTGGCCGGGCTGGACTTCGTGTTCGCCAAGGGTGTGCTGTGGGTATTCGGCAACCCCAGCTGA
- the nusG gene encoding transcription termination/antitermination protein NusG codes for MPEYDETAGVTDDQSTVATAAADESVEAASAPPVPAAGAEDESPADANGSAVGPDSPDSSAADVAEPVAAADDEEFDPVAELRQKLRYAPGDWYVVHSYAGYENKVKTNLETRISSLDMEEYIFQVEVPTREEVEVKNGKRLQVQNKVFPGYILVRMDLTPESYSCVRNTPGVTGFVGATDRADRPAPLSLNEVLKWLVPAVAAEPKKAKPEVKVLDFEVGDSVTVTDGAFASLPATISEINADQQKLKVLVSIFGRETPVELNFNQVAKI; via the coding sequence GTGCCTGAGTACGACGAGACCGCCGGCGTCACCGACGACCAGTCGACGGTGGCCACGGCGGCGGCTGATGAGTCGGTTGAGGCCGCCAGCGCACCACCGGTCCCCGCTGCCGGGGCGGAGGACGAGTCCCCGGCCGACGCCAACGGCTCCGCCGTTGGGCCGGACAGTCCGGACAGTTCTGCGGCCGACGTCGCCGAACCCGTCGCCGCGGCCGACGACGAGGAGTTCGACCCGGTCGCCGAGCTGCGGCAGAAGCTGCGCTACGCGCCAGGCGACTGGTACGTGGTGCACTCGTACGCCGGCTACGAGAACAAGGTCAAGACCAACCTCGAGACCCGGATCAGCAGCCTCGACATGGAGGAGTACATCTTCCAGGTCGAGGTGCCGACCCGGGAGGAGGTCGAGGTCAAGAACGGCAAGCGGCTCCAGGTGCAGAACAAGGTCTTCCCCGGCTACATCCTGGTCCGGATGGACCTCACCCCGGAGTCGTACTCCTGCGTGCGTAACACCCCGGGCGTCACCGGCTTCGTCGGGGCGACCGACCGGGCCGACCGGCCGGCGCCGTTGTCGCTCAACGAGGTGCTCAAGTGGCTCGTCCCGGCGGTGGCGGCCGAGCCCAAGAAGGCCAAGCCCGAGGTCAAGGTGCTGGACTTCGAGGTCGGCGACTCGGTCACCGTGACCGACGGCGCGTTCGCCTCGTTGCCGGCCACGATCAGCGAGATCAACGCCGACCAGCAGAAGCTGAAGGTGCTGGTGTCGATCTTCGGCCGGGAGACCCCGGTGGAGCTGAACTTCAACCAGGTCGCCAAGATCTGA
- the rplK gene encoding 50S ribosomal protein L11 — translation MPPKKKLVKTFTLQLPAGQATPAPPVGPALGQHGVNIMEFCKSYNAQTESQRGDIVPAEISVYEDRSFTFVLKTPPAARLLLKAAGIQKGSGVPHTTKVGQVTTAQLREIAEKKMADLNANSIEQAEKIITGTARSMGITVKE, via the coding sequence ATGCCTCCGAAGAAGAAGCTCGTCAAGACGTTCACGCTGCAGTTGCCGGCGGGTCAGGCCACCCCGGCACCGCCGGTCGGTCCGGCGCTGGGTCAGCACGGCGTGAACATCATGGAGTTCTGCAAGTCGTACAACGCGCAGACCGAATCCCAGCGGGGCGACATCGTGCCCGCTGAGATCAGCGTGTACGAGGACCGGTCCTTCACGTTCGTGCTGAAGACCCCGCCCGCTGCCCGGCTGCTGCTCAAGGCCGCCGGGATCCAGAAGGGCTCGGGTGTGCCGCACACCACCAAGGTCGGCCAGGTGACCACCGCCCAGCTGCGGGAGATCGCCGAGAAGAAGATGGCCGACCTCAACGCGAACAGCATCGAGCAGGCGGAGAAGATCATCACCGGGACCGCCCGGTCGATGGGCATCACCGTCAAGGAGTGA
- the rplA gene encoding 50S ribosomal protein L1: MQRSKNYRKATEQIDRTKLYAPAEAVKLAKETSSAKFDATVEVAMRLGIDPRKADQMVRGTVNLPHGTGKTARVIVFAAGAKAEEAVAAGADEVGTDELVARIQGGWLDFDAAIATPDQMAKIGRIARILGPRGLMPNPKTGTVTMDVTKAVSDIKGGKIAFRVDKHSNLHLIIGKASFGEAQLIDNYAAVLDEVLRAKPSAAKGKYLKKVVLTTTMGPGVPVDPNVVKDLHEATSEG, translated from the coding sequence ATGCAGCGCAGTAAGAACTACCGCAAGGCCACCGAGCAGATCGACCGGACGAAGCTGTACGCCCCGGCCGAGGCGGTGAAGTTGGCCAAGGAAACCAGCTCGGCGAAGTTCGACGCCACGGTCGAGGTCGCGATGCGCCTCGGCATCGACCCGCGTAAGGCGGACCAGATGGTCCGCGGCACGGTCAACCTGCCGCACGGTACGGGCAAGACGGCCCGGGTGATCGTCTTCGCCGCCGGGGCGAAGGCGGAGGAGGCCGTCGCCGCCGGCGCGGACGAGGTCGGCACCGACGAGCTGGTCGCCCGGATCCAGGGCGGCTGGCTGGACTTCGACGCGGCGATCGCCACTCCGGACCAGATGGCGAAGATCGGCCGGATCGCGCGGATCCTGGGCCCGCGCGGCCTGATGCCGAACCCGAAGACCGGCACGGTCACCATGGACGTGACCAAGGCCGTCTCGGACATCAAGGGCGGCAAGATCGCCTTCCGGGTGGACAAGCACTCCAACCTGCACCTGATCATCGGGAAGGCCTCGTTCGGCGAGGCCCAGTTGATCGACAACTACGCGGCCGTGCTCGACGAGGTGCTGCGGGCCAAGCCGTCCGCGGCCAAGGGCAAGTACCTCAAGAAGGTCGTGCTGACCACCACCATGGGGCCGGGCGTGCCGGTGGACCCGAACGTGGTCAAGGACCTGCACGAGGCGACCAGCGAAGGCTGA
- the rplJ gene encoding 50S ribosomal protein L10 — MADKPVRADKATAVADLTERFRASGATVLTEYRGLTVAQLTQLRRSLGQSATYSVAKNTLAKRAASDAGIDGLDALFTGPTALTFVSGDVVEAAKGLRDFAKANPMLVIKGGVFEGRAITATEVNKLADLESREVLLAKLAGGMKANLSKAAAVLQAPLSKTARLAAALQDKRESEGTQA; from the coding sequence ATGGCGGACAAGCCGGTTCGTGCCGACAAGGCGACTGCGGTCGCCGACCTGACCGAACGGTTCCGTGCATCGGGTGCCACGGTGCTCACCGAGTACCGGGGTCTTACCGTCGCCCAGCTGACCCAGCTGCGCCGTTCGCTGGGGCAGAGCGCGACCTACTCGGTGGCGAAGAACACCCTGGCCAAGCGGGCCGCGTCGGACGCGGGCATCGACGGACTCGACGCGCTGTTCACCGGTCCTACCGCGCTCACCTTCGTCTCCGGCGACGTGGTCGAGGCCGCGAAGGGCCTGCGCGACTTCGCCAAGGCCAACCCGATGCTGGTCATCAAGGGCGGGGTCTTCGAGGGGCGCGCGATCACCGCGACCGAGGTCAACAAGTTGGCCGATCTCGAGTCCCGCGAGGTGCTGCTGGCCAAGCTGGCCGGTGGCATGAAGGCGAACCTGAGCAAGGCCGCGGCCGTGCTGCAGGCCCCGCTGTCGAAGACCGCCCGCCTGGCGGCAGCGCTGCAGGACAAGCGCGAATCCGAGGGTACGCAGGCCTGA
- the rplL gene encoding 50S ribosomal protein L7/L12 — translation MAKLSTDELLDAFKEMTLIELSEFVKQFEETFDVTAAAPVAVAAAGGAAAAPAEAEPEKDEFDVILDADGGKKIQVIKVVRELTGLGLKEAKDLVEAAPKAVLEKANKETADKAKAKLEAEGAKVTLK, via the coding sequence ATGGCGAAGCTCAGCACCGACGAGCTGCTCGACGCGTTCAAGGAGATGACGCTGATCGAGCTCTCGGAGTTCGTGAAGCAGTTCGAGGAGACCTTCGACGTGACCGCCGCCGCGCCGGTGGCCGTCGCGGCCGCCGGTGGCGCGGCCGCCGCCCCGGCCGAGGCCGAGCCGGAGAAGGACGAGTTCGACGTCATCCTCGACGCGGACGGTGGCAAGAAGATCCAGGTCATCAAGGTGGTCCGGGAGCTGACCGGCCTCGGCCTCAAGGAGGCCAAGGACCTGGTCGAGGCCGCGCCGAAGGCCGTCCTCGAGAAGGCCAACAAGGAGACCGCCGACAAGGCCAAGGCCAAGCTGGAGGCGGAGGGTGCCAAGGTCACCCTCAAGTGA
- a CDS encoding DNA-directed RNA polymerase subunit beta, whose translation MAASRPAKTSRTSSAFAPRRISFGRITEHLEVPNLLSIQTESFDWLVGNEAWQGRSADDPHARSGLAEILDEISPIEDFSGTMSLSFSSPRFDEVKASIEECKEKDLTYCAPLFVTAEFTNNTTGEIKSQTVFMGDFPMMTPKGTFIINGTERVVVSQLVRSPGVYFDKQPDKTSDRDLSSVKVIPSRGAWLEFDIDKRDTVGVRIDRKRRQAVTVLLKAIGWSADRIRERFGWSELMMTTLEKDHIAGVDEALLDIYRKLRPGEPPTRENAQTLLDNLFFNPKRYDVAKVGRYKFNKKLNLDVPINSGTLTEDDIVATVEYLCRLHAGEEGYEADDIDHFGNRRLRTVGELIQNQVRVGLSRMERVVRERMTTQDVEAITPQTLINIRPVVAAIKEFFGTSQLSQFMDQTNPLAGLTHRRRLSALGPGGLSRERAGFEVRDVHPSHYGRMCPIETPEGPNIGLIGALSTFGRVNPFGFIETPYRKVIDGRVTDQIDYLTADEEDRFVKAQANAPLMADGTFAEDRVLVRRKGGEVDFVPPAAVDYMDVSPRQMVSVATAMIPFLEHDDANRALMGANMQRQAVPLVKAESPLVGTGMEYRAAVDAGDVVIAESGGVVEDLCADYVTVHQDDGHRRTYLLHKFRRSNAGSCVNQKPTVFEGDRVEAGQVIADGPCTDDGEMALGRNLLVAFMPWEGYNYEDAIILSQRLVQQDVLTSIHIEEHEVDARDTKLGPEEITRDIPNVSEEMLADLDERGIIRIGAEVVPGDILVGKVTPKGETELTPEERLLRAIFGEKAREVRDTSLKVPHGETGTVIGVRTFSRDDGDELPPGVNELVRVYVAQKRKIQDGDKLAGRHGNKGVISKILPVEDMPFLSDGTPVDIVLNPLGVPGRMNIGQILETHLGWVAKTGWKVEGDDAEWKAALRAIGSDDAEPDTNVATPVFDGVREEEITGLLGSTLPNRDGVQLIGSSGKAQLFDGRSGEPLPDAIAVGYIYILKLNHLVDDKIHARSTGPYSMITQQPLGGKAQFGGQRFGEMECWAMQAYGAAYALQELLTIKSDDVLGRVKVYEAIVKGENIPEPGIPESFKVLLKELQSLCLNVEVLSSDGVALEMRETDDEVFRAAEELGIDLSRREPSSVEEV comes from the coding sequence TTGGCAGCTTCCCGCCCTGCGAAGACCAGTCGTACGTCGAGCGCTTTCGCTCCTCGCCGAATCTCATTCGGCCGGATCACCGAACACCTCGAGGTCCCCAACCTTCTCTCCATCCAGACCGAGTCGTTCGACTGGCTGGTGGGCAACGAGGCTTGGCAGGGCCGGTCGGCTGACGACCCGCACGCACGATCCGGCCTCGCGGAGATCCTCGACGAGATCAGTCCCATTGAGGACTTTTCCGGCACCATGTCGCTCTCCTTCTCCAGCCCGCGCTTCGACGAGGTCAAGGCCTCGATCGAGGAGTGCAAGGAGAAGGACCTGACCTACTGCGCACCGCTCTTCGTCACCGCGGAGTTCACCAACAACACCACCGGCGAGATCAAGAGCCAGACGGTGTTCATGGGTGACTTCCCGATGATGACGCCGAAGGGCACCTTCATCATCAACGGCACCGAGCGCGTGGTGGTCAGCCAGCTCGTCCGGTCCCCGGGCGTGTACTTCGACAAGCAGCCGGACAAGACCTCCGACCGCGACCTGTCCAGCGTCAAGGTGATCCCTAGCCGGGGTGCCTGGCTGGAGTTCGACATCGACAAGCGCGACACCGTCGGTGTCCGCATCGACCGTAAGCGGCGTCAGGCCGTCACCGTCCTGCTCAAGGCCATCGGTTGGTCCGCCGACCGGATCCGGGAGCGGTTCGGCTGGTCCGAGCTGATGATGACCACCCTGGAGAAGGACCACATCGCCGGGGTGGACGAGGCGCTGCTCGACATCTACCGCAAGCTCCGTCCTGGTGAGCCGCCGACCCGCGAGAACGCGCAGACGCTGCTCGACAACCTGTTCTTCAACCCCAAGCGGTACGACGTCGCCAAGGTCGGCCGGTACAAGTTCAACAAGAAGCTCAACCTCGACGTCCCGATCAACTCCGGGACGCTCACCGAGGACGACATCGTCGCCACCGTCGAGTACCTCTGCCGGCTGCACGCCGGTGAGGAGGGCTACGAAGCCGACGACATCGACCACTTCGGCAACCGGCGGCTGCGTACCGTCGGCGAGCTGATCCAGAACCAGGTACGGGTCGGCCTGTCCCGGATGGAGCGGGTCGTCCGCGAGCGGATGACGACGCAGGACGTCGAGGCCATCACGCCGCAGACCCTGATCAACATCCGCCCGGTGGTGGCGGCGATCAAGGAGTTCTTCGGCACCTCGCAGCTGTCCCAGTTCATGGACCAGACCAACCCGCTGGCCGGGTTGACCCACCGCCGGCGGCTCAGCGCGCTCGGCCCGGGTGGTCTGTCCCGGGAACGGGCCGGCTTCGAGGTCCGTGACGTGCACCCGTCGCACTACGGTCGGATGTGCCCGATCGAGACCCCGGAAGGCCCGAACATCGGTCTGATCGGGGCGCTGTCCACCTTCGGGCGGGTCAACCCGTTCGGCTTCATCGAGACCCCGTACCGCAAGGTCATCGACGGCCGGGTCACCGACCAGATCGACTACCTGACCGCGGACGAGGAGGACCGGTTCGTCAAGGCGCAGGCCAACGCGCCGCTGATGGCCGACGGCACCTTCGCCGAGGACCGGGTCCTGGTCCGACGCAAGGGCGGTGAGGTCGACTTCGTCCCGCCGGCGGCCGTCGACTACATGGACGTATCACCGCGGCAGATGGTCTCCGTCGCCACCGCGATGATCCCGTTCCTGGAGCACGACGACGCCAACCGGGCGCTGATGGGCGCGAACATGCAGCGCCAGGCGGTGCCGCTGGTCAAGGCGGAGTCCCCGCTGGTCGGCACCGGCATGGAGTACCGCGCCGCGGTCGACGCCGGTGACGTGGTGATCGCCGAGTCCGGTGGTGTGGTCGAGGACCTGTGCGCCGACTACGTCACCGTGCACCAGGACGACGGCCACCGCCGGACCTACCTGCTGCACAAGTTCCGTCGCTCGAACGCCGGCTCCTGCGTCAACCAGAAGCCGACCGTCTTCGAGGGCGACCGGGTCGAGGCCGGCCAGGTCATCGCGGACGGCCCGTGTACCGACGACGGCGAGATGGCACTCGGCCGCAACCTGCTCGTGGCGTTCATGCCGTGGGAGGGTTACAACTACGAGGACGCCATCATCCTGTCCCAGCGGCTGGTGCAGCAGGACGTGCTCACCTCGATCCACATCGAGGAGCACGAGGTCGACGCCCGGGACACCAAGCTCGGCCCCGAGGAGATCACCCGCGACATCCCGAACGTCAGCGAGGAGATGCTCGCCGACCTCGACGAGCGCGGCATCATCCGGATCGGCGCCGAGGTGGTTCCCGGTGACATCCTGGTCGGCAAGGTCACCCCGAAGGGTGAGACCGAGCTGACCCCGGAGGAGCGGCTGCTGCGGGCGATCTTCGGCGAGAAGGCCCGGGAGGTCCGGGACACCTCACTGAAGGTGCCGCACGGCGAGACCGGCACGGTGATCGGCGTACGGACCTTCTCCCGCGACGACGGCGACGAGTTGCCGCCCGGCGTCAACGAGCTGGTCCGGGTCTACGTCGCGCAGAAGCGGAAGATCCAGGACGGCGACAAGCTCGCCGGCCGGCACGGCAACAAGGGCGTCATCTCCAAGATCCTGCCGGTCGAGGACATGCCGTTCCTCTCCGACGGCACGCCGGTCGACATCGTGCTCAACCCGCTCGGTGTGCCGGGCCGGATGAACATCGGCCAGATCCTGGAGACCCACCTCGGGTGGGTGGCCAAGACCGGGTGGAAGGTCGAGGGTGACGACGCCGAGTGGAAGGCCGCGCTGCGCGCCATCGGCTCGGACGACGCCGAGCCGGACACCAACGTCGCGACCCCGGTCTTCGACGGTGTCCGCGAGGAGGAGATCACCGGCCTGCTGGGCAGCACCCTGCCCAACCGGGACGGCGTGCAGCTGATCGGCAGCTCGGGCAAGGCCCAGCTGTTCGACGGCCGGTCCGGTGAGCCGCTGCCGGACGCGATCGCGGTCGGCTACATCTACATCCTCAAGCTCAACCACCTGGTGGACGACAAGATCCACGCGCGGTCGACTGGCCCGTACTCCATGATCACCCAGCAGCCGCTCGGCGGTAAGGCACAGTTCGGCGGCCAGCGCTTCGGTGAGATGGAGTGCTGGGCGATGCAGGCCTACGGCGCCGCCTACGCGCTGCAGGAGCTGCTCACCATCAAGTCGGACGACGTCCTGGGCCGGGTCAAGGTCTACGAGGCGATTGTCAAGGGCGAGAACATCCCCGAGCCGGGCATCCCGGAGTCGTTCAAGGTGCTGCTCAAGGAGCTGCAGTCGCTGTGCCTCAACGTCGAGGTGCTGTCCAGCGACGGCGTGGCCCTGGAGATGCGCGAGACCGACGACGAGGTGTTCCGGGCCGCGGAGGAACTCGGTATCGACCTGTCCCGGCGGGAGCCGAGCTCGGTCGAGGAAGTGTGA